A stretch of the Sulfolobus acidocaldarius SUSAZ genome encodes the following:
- a CDS encoding 30S ribosomal protein S9: MSQAEQNFMITYARRKSARASCYIKPGNGKVFVNDIPIEIIPIEVVRYKIMEPLVLAGDKITSSIEARIYTQGGGIMGQADAARMALARALVKFTNNKELVEIYKSYDRTMLAGDPRQTESEKWMRYSARRWRQKAYR; this comes from the coding sequence ATGAGTCAGGCTGAACAGAATTTTATGATTACTTATGCCAGAAGGAAGTCTGCTAGGGCAAGTTGTTATATTAAACCTGGTAATGGGAAAGTTTTCGTGAACGATATTCCAATTGAAATCATACCAATTGAGGTAGTTAGATATAAAATAATGGAACCTTTGGTCTTGGCTGGAGACAAGATAACCTCTTCCATAGAAGCTAGAATATATACACAAGGAGGAGGTATAATGGGTCAAGCTGATGCTGCTAGAATGGCGCTAGCCAGAGCATTAGTCAAATTTACAAATAATAAGGAACTTGTAGAGATTTATAAGTCATATGACAGAACTATGCTAGCTGGAGACCCAAGGCAGACTGAGTCTGAGAAGTGGATGAGATACAGTGCTAGAAGATGGAGACAAAAAGCGTACAGGTGA
- a CDS encoding 30S ribosomal protein S2 encodes MSEKERGTELSEEEKAELQKTEKGTVIELLVPLDTYLSAGVHIGTHTCTRYMERFIYRVRPEGLYVLDVRKIDERLRVAAKFISRFRPEAVLTVASRPYAFTPVQKFSEVVRGKEISGRFPPGTLTNPYLDNYIEPEVLIVTDPRTDLQAIKEASKVGIPVVAFTDTDARVDFIDVIIPANNKGRKSLALLYWVLARQILRERKEIPLDGDIPLRVEDFETRLTE; translated from the coding sequence ATGTCGGAGAAGGAGAGAGGAACAGAATTAAGTGAGGAGGAGAAGGCTGAACTTCAAAAGACAGAGAAAGGGACAGTAATAGAATTATTAGTTCCGTTGGACACTTATTTATCTGCAGGAGTTCACATAGGTACTCACACATGCACTCGATATATGGAAAGGTTTATTTACAGGGTAAGACCAGAGGGACTTTACGTACTGGATGTCCGAAAAATAGATGAGCGACTAAGAGTGGCAGCCAAGTTTATTTCTAGGTTCAGACCTGAGGCTGTTTTAACTGTTGCTTCCAGGCCATATGCCTTTACCCCTGTCCAGAAATTTAGTGAAGTTGTAAGGGGTAAGGAAATTAGTGGTAGATTCCCTCCTGGAACTTTAACAAATCCTTATCTAGATAATTATATAGAACCTGAAGTATTGATAGTAACAGATCCTAGGACAGATTTGCAAGCAATAAAGGAAGCTTCTAAAGTTGGTATACCAGTAGTAGCGTTCACAGATACTGATGCAAGAGTAGATTTTATTGACGTAATAATTCCTGCCAACAACAAGGGTAGAAAGTCTTTAGCGTTACTGTATTGGGTTCTAGCTAGGCAGATTCTACGAGAAAGGAAGGAGATACCTTTAGATGGTGATATACCTTTAAGGGTTGAGGATTTTGAGACGAGGCTAACAGAATGA
- a CDS encoding 50S ribosomal protein L18 yields the protein MSRGSTNIMLRKLITSLKKQDKAIWIRVAEELEAPRRKRAYINIYKINRYSKANDIIVVPGKVLGVGNLDHPVTVVALSFSKPAKEKILRSGGKVMSLYKAIQELKDFKGKTVRLMKQ from the coding sequence ATGTCCCGTGGTAGTACTAACATAATGTTAAGAAAGTTGATTACTTCATTGAAAAAACAAGATAAGGCTATATGGATTAGAGTGGCTGAGGAGCTAGAGGCTCCAAGGAGAAAGAGGGCTTACATTAACATTTATAAAATCAACAGGTATAGTAAGGCAAATGACATAATCGTGGTACCCGGAAAGGTATTAGGAGTAGGAAACCTTGATCATCCAGTGACAGTAGTGGCACTCTCGTTCTCCAAACCGGCTAAGGAGAAAATATTAAGAAGTGGAGGTAAGGTTATGAGTTTGTATAAGGCTATTCAGGAGTTAAAAGATTTTAAAGGTAAAACTGTGAGGTTGATGAAGCAATGA
- a CDS encoding 50S ribosomal protein L13 — translation MSSQEEIVIVDATNQILGRMSTHIAKLLKSGKKVYVVNAEKAIISGPRSRVLQGYSLLFTVKTMQNPYRQGIRRPRNPINIVKRTVRGMLPKNKLGKQIYRNLKAYIGIPKELEGKSMVRFDDADVSRLKGKYITVAELSRLLGGLKQ, via the coding sequence ATGAGTAGTCAGGAAGAGATAGTTATTGTGGACGCAACAAACCAAATATTAGGAAGGATGTCAACCCACATAGCTAAGTTATTGAAGTCAGGGAAGAAGGTCTATGTGGTGAATGCTGAAAAAGCAATAATAAGTGGTCCTAGATCTAGGGTTCTACAGGGCTACTCACTTCTATTTACTGTAAAGACTATGCAAAATCCTTACAGGCAAGGAATTAGAAGACCCAGAAATCCAATAAACATAGTGAAGAGAACAGTGAGAGGAATGCTTCCTAAAAATAAATTAGGAAAGCAAATTTACAGGAATCTCAAAGCATATATTGGGATTCCTAAAGAACTAGAAGGTAAATCTATGGTCAGATTTGACGATGCTGATGTTAGTAGGTTAAAAGGTAAATATATAACTGTTGCAGAGTTATCAAGATTATTAGGTGGGTTAAAGCAATGA
- a CDS encoding DNA-directed RNA polymerase subunit N (DNA-dependent RNA polymerase catalyzes the transcription of DNA into RNA using the four ribonucleoside triphosphates as substrates): MIIPIRCFTCGAVVADKWEPFSNRVMAGEDPEKVLTELGVNRYCCRRMLLSHVNIIREIIHYTRPI, encoded by the coding sequence TTGATTATTCCGATTAGATGTTTTACATGTGGTGCTGTTGTGGCAGATAAGTGGGAGCCATTTAGTAATAGGGTAATGGCTGGAGAGGATCCTGAGAAAGTGTTAACTGAGCTTGGTGTAAATAGGTATTGTTGTAGAAGGATGCTTTTATCCCACGTTAATATTATAAGGGAAATTATACATTATACTAGACCAATTTAG